The following coding sequences are from one Nicotiana tabacum cultivar K326 chromosome 1, ASM71507v2, whole genome shotgun sequence window:
- the LOC107795847 gene encoding secretory carrier-associated membrane protein 3, translating to MGSRYDSNPFAEEEEVNPFADGGGKSGQSKFSGGTFYTTSTASVPPATNSRLSPLPHEPADFYDRDAPIDIPLDSAADLKKKEKELQAKENELRRREQELRRKEEAAARAGIVIEAKNWPPFFPIIHHDIANEIPVHLQRLQYVAFTTLLGLFACLLWNIIATTTAWIKEGDVKIWFLSIIYFISGVPGAYVLWYRPLYRAFRTEGAMKFAWFFLFYLLHIAFCIFAAVAPPVVFRGKSLTGILPAVDLIGKQVLVGVFYFIGFGLFCLESVLSIWVIQQVYMYFRGSGKAAEMKREAARGALRAAI from the exons ATGGGTAGCCGTTATGATAGCAATCCGtttgctgaagaagaagaagttaacCCCTTTGCT GATGGAGGAGGAAAATCAGGGCAATCAAAATTTAGTGGAGGCACGTTTTATACCACA AGTACTGCGAGTGTTCCTCCAGCGACAAACTCAAGACTTTCACCCCTTCCGCATGAACCTGCTGATTTCTATGATCGTGATGCGCCTATTGATATTCCTCTTGATAGTGCTGCG GacttgaaaaagaaagagaaggaacTCCAGGCTAAGGAGAATGAATTGCGAAGGAGGGAACAG GAATTAAGACGAAAAGAAGAGGCTGCTGCAAGAG CTGGTATTGTTATTGAGGCGAAAAATTGGCCTCCATTCTTCCCAATTATCCATCATGACATTGCAAATGAAATACCTGTTCATTTGCAAAGGCTGCAATATGTCGCATTTACTACCTTGTTGG GACTTTTTGCATGCCTTTTATGGAACATCATAGCAACCACTACAGCATGGATTAAAGAAGGAG ACGTAAAAATCTGGTTCCTTTCTATTATTTACTTCATATCGGGGGTTCCAGGAGCCTATGTACTGTGGTATCGTCCACTTTATCGTGCTTTCAG AACTGAGGGTGCAATGAAGTTTGCATGGTTTTTCTTGTTTTACTTG CTTCACATTGCATTCTGCATCTTTGCTGCTGTTGCTCCTCCAGTAGTTTTCAGAGGAAAATCACTTAC AGGCATTCTACCTGCGGTAGATCTCATCGGCAAACAAGTACTTGTTGGG GTTTTCTATTTCATCGGTTTCGGTCTATTTTGTCTTGAATCAGTATTGAGCATCTGGGTTATTCAG CAAGTATACATGTATTTCCGAGGAAGTGGTAAAGCTGCAGAGATGAAGCGCGAAGCTGCTAGAGGGGCGTTGAGAGCAGCAATATAA